The sequence below is a genomic window from Pseudomonas cannabina.
CAGGCAACTTCCGCAAGGCCGGCAAGCTGCGCGACATCGACGCGGCCAAACAGATCGCCATCGTCGGTGGCGAAGTGGTGCTGGCCGGCAGCGCATCGGTCGCCACCAATGGTCAGGTCGCTGCCTGGCTGGAAGCCAATCGCCCTGCCCTGCGCATCAATCCGCTGGATCTGGCCGCTGGCAAACCGGTAGTGGAGCAGGCGTTGGCCTTTGCCAGAGACGCCGGTCAGACCGTGCTGATCTATGCGACCAGCACGCCAGACGAAGTCAAAGCCGTGCAGCAAGAGCTGGGCGTCGAACGCTCCGGTGCCGTGGTTGAAGCCGCGCTGGGCGAAATCGCCATAGGGCTGCTGGACACTGGCGTGCGTCGTTTCGTGGTCGCCGGGGGTGAAACGTCTGGCGCGGTGGTTCAGACGTTAGGCGTGCAATTGCTGCAGATCGGCGCACAGATCGATCCCGGCGTTCCGGCCACGTTCAGCAGCGGCGTGCAACCGCTGGCACTGGCGCTGAAATCCGGCAACTTCGGCGCACGCGACTTCTTCGCCAAAGCGCTCAAGCAACTGGCGGGAGCAGCGTGATGATCGATGAAAACGCTCTGCGTCAGGAAATCTGCGACGTCGGCAGGCTGTTGTATGGCCGTGGCTACACGGTCGGCAGCGCCGGCAACATCAGCGCGCGTCTCGACGACGGCTGGCTGATCACGCCGACCGACGCCTGCCTGGGCCGCATGGACCCGGCGGACATCGCCAAGGTCAATCTGGCCGGCGAATGGGTCTCGGGCAGCAAACCCTCCAAAACCCTGGCGCTGCACCGCGAAGTCTACGACCGCAACCCGCAGGTCGGCGGCGTGGTGCACACCCACTCGACCCATCTGGTGGCCCTGACCCTCGCGGGCGTCTGGTGTGAAGATGACATTCTGCCGCCGCTGACGCCGTATCAAGTCATGAAGGTCGGACACATCCCGCTGATCGCTTACGAGCGGCCCGGCTCACCGAAAGTTGCCGAGCGCGTGGCCGAGCTGGCCAATAGCGTGCGCGGCGTGATGCTCGAACGGCTTGGCCCGGTGGTCTGGGAAAGCTCGGTGGCCAAGGCCTGCTACGCCCTCGAAGAGCTGGAAGAAACCGCTCGTTTATGGCTGATGACCGACCCCAAACCCGAGCCGCTCGACCCGGTGGCGCTTGAAGAACTGCGTCAGGTGTTCGGCGCGAAATGGTAGTGAGCCCACAGTGATCGTGAGGCGCGCTGCGCTTCACGGCCGAAAAACAATAACAACAGGAATCGAGAGCATGACTTACATCTATCCCGCTGTTTCGTCGTCCTTCCCCACCAACTCAGGCCGGAGTGCGCAGGCATGACACCACTCATGTTGATGGTCGTGGCCGGTGCGGGCATCGCACTGCTGCTGTTTCTGGTGCTCAAGTACAAATTCCAGCCATTCGTTGCCTTGATGCTGGTCAGTATCATCGTGGCACTGGTCGCCGGTGTTAAACCGGCTGATCTGGTCGCCACCATTGAAGGCGGCATGGGCAAGACCCTCGGTCACATCGCGATCATCATCGCCTTGGGCGCGATGATCGGACGCATCATCGAACTGTCGGGCGGCGCCGAAGCACTGGCCAAGACCCTGATCAAGCGCTTCGGCAACCGGCGCACGCCGCTGGCCCTGACGGTGGCGGGTTTCATGGTCGGTATTCCGGTGTTCTTCGAAGTCGGTGTGATCATCCTCATGCCGCTGGCCTACGGCGTGGCCCGGGCGGCACGCAAGCCGCTGCTGATTTTCGCGCTACCGATGTGAGCCGCGTTGCTGGCCGTGCATGCCTTCCTGCCGCCACATCCTGGC
It includes:
- a CDS encoding aldolase is translated as MIDENALRQEICDVGRLLYGRGYTVGSAGNISARLDDGWLITPTDACLGRMDPADIAKVNLAGEWVSGSKPSKTLALHREVYDRNPQVGGVVHTHSTHLVALTLAGVWCEDDILPPLTPYQVMKVGHIPLIAYERPGSPKVAERVAELANSVRGVMLERLGPVVWESSVAKACYALEELEETARLWLMTDPKPEPLDPVALEELRQVFGAKW